In the genome of Bradyrhizobium sp. CIAT3101, one region contains:
- a CDS encoding outer membrane beta-barrel protein has protein sequence MKKLSMAAIGVAALSMTGPAMAADMAVKAPPPAPVVAIYNWSGFYIGANGGWGQSHGCVDFLTPAGTLASGCANRSGGLVGGQIGYRWQTNQFVLGLEAQGDWADIKNTRVTLIDPLVSTTGKTDGIGLFTAQLGWAWNASLFYVKGGAAVTHNRFDIFNNVTGVGLASAGHTRWGGTAGVGWEYGFAPNWSVGVEYDHLWMGRDNTTFAGVVTPGGITLLGSGVSQDVDMITVRVNYRFGVYGAPVAARY, from the coding sequence ATGAAAAAGCTTTCGATGGCTGCGATCGGCGTCGCGGCGCTGAGCATGACGGGTCCCGCCATGGCAGCCGACATGGCCGTCAAGGCGCCGCCGCCGGCACCAGTGGTTGCGATCTATAACTGGAGCGGGTTCTACATCGGCGCCAATGGAGGCTGGGGGCAGAGCCATGGTTGCGTCGATTTCCTGACGCCCGCGGGGACGCTCGCAAGTGGTTGCGCCAATCGCTCCGGCGGCCTTGTCGGCGGACAGATCGGCTATCGCTGGCAGACCAATCAGTTCGTGCTCGGTCTGGAAGCCCAGGGCGATTGGGCCGACATCAAGAACACGCGCGTGACCCTGATCGATCCGCTGGTTTCGACCACGGGCAAGACCGATGGCATCGGCCTCTTCACGGCCCAACTTGGCTGGGCCTGGAACGCGTCGCTGTTCTACGTGAAAGGTGGCGCTGCGGTGACGCACAATCGCTTCGATATCTTCAACAACGTCACCGGTGTCGGCCTCGCCTCCGCGGGCCACACGCGCTGGGGCGGTACGGCGGGCGTTGGTTGGGAATACGGCTTTGCGCCGAACTGGTCGGTCGGTGTCGAATACGACCATCTCTGGATGGGGCGCGACAACACCACCTTCGCAGGCGTGGTCACACCCGGCGGCATCACCCTGCTCGGCAGCGGGGTCAGCCAGGATGTCGACATGATCACGGTCCGGGTGAATTATCGCTTCGGCGTGTATGGCGCGCCGGTGGCGGCCCGCTACTGA
- a CDS encoding helix-turn-helix domain-containing protein encodes MLMHLTSAALPRPHCLSELGIAAASDPMVSLNEFTYRRGSEIYGEKEAADYVYQVKAGAVRSYKLLSDGRRQISAFHVPGDVFGLENGSVHRFTTEAVVDATVRLIRRESLDAIAGSDGILIRSLLRLTTMNLRHAEDHMLLLGRKTSLERVAAFLIEMDRRLTAAGILALPMSRRDIADYLGLTLETVSRTLSYLRDLGILGFIDNNQRHIVLLDRQQLAGLDRRN; translated from the coding sequence ATGCTGATGCACCTGACCTCGGCGGCCCTGCCCCGCCCGCATTGTCTCAGCGAGCTCGGAATCGCCGCGGCTTCGGATCCGATGGTCAGTCTGAATGAATTTACGTACCGGCGCGGCAGCGAGATCTACGGCGAGAAGGAGGCCGCCGACTATGTCTATCAGGTCAAGGCGGGCGCGGTGCGGAGCTACAAGTTGCTGTCGGACGGGCGCCGCCAGATCAGCGCCTTTCATGTCCCGGGCGACGTCTTCGGACTGGAGAATGGCAGTGTCCATCGCTTCACGACGGAAGCGGTGGTGGATGCGACGGTTCGGCTGATCAGACGCGAGAGCCTCGACGCCATCGCCGGGAGCGACGGCATCTTGATCAGGAGCCTGCTGCGCCTGACCACGATGAACCTGCGGCACGCGGAAGATCATATGCTGCTGCTCGGACGGAAGACGTCGCTGGAGCGGGTCGCCGCCTTCCTCATCGAGATGGACAGGCGACTGACCGCAGCGGGCATTCTCGCGCTGCCGATGTCCCGGCGCGACATCGCCGACTATCTCGGCCTGACGCTGGAGACCGTCTCACGAACGCTGTCGTATCTGCGCGATCTCGGCATTCTCGGGTTCATCGACAACAATCAGCGTCACATCGTTCTGCTGGACAGGCAGCAACTCGCCGGGCTCGACCGCCGCAATTGA
- a CDS encoding GNAT family N-acetyltransferase, with translation MSTIVEVQATDPLMPAVYALRHDVFVVEQGVPEELEVDDDDKVATHLVAVSDGRVIGTLRILRHGRTAKIGRMAVSASSRKDGIGRELMEFAATTASRRGAEEIILGAQLTAREFYKRLGYMEEGAVFDDAGIPHVMMRKTLQR, from the coding sequence ATGAGTACGATCGTTGAGGTTCAAGCCACGGACCCGCTCATGCCGGCGGTATACGCCTTGCGGCATGATGTGTTCGTTGTCGAGCAAGGTGTTCCGGAAGAACTTGAAGTCGACGATGACGATAAGGTCGCCACCCATCTTGTCGCGGTATCTGACGGCCGCGTCATTGGCACGTTACGCATTTTGCGCCATGGGCGTACCGCGAAAATCGGCAGGATGGCCGTATCGGCGTCATCGCGGAAAGATGGCATCGGGAGAGAGCTGATGGAGTTCGCCGCGACCACCGCCTCCCGCCGCGGTGCCGAGGAAATCATTCTCGGCGCGCAACTCACAGCACGCGAATTTTACAAGCGACTGGGGTACATGGAGGAAGGAGCGGTGTTCGATGATGCAGGCATACCACACGTGATGATGCGCAAGACATTGCAGCGATGA
- a CDS encoding OpgC domain-containing protein, whose translation MDDRTHTSTRLFGETPPEFKTASRDLRIDIARGIALWWIFLDHVPNNIGSWLTPRNYGFCDAAEIFMFISGVTCALAYDRARQREGWSGMIGRSLRRGWDIYAAFLLLTLACAILVYLAGSDDLADDSNTRILLEHPGPTLAHAAILQYRPVNTDVLPVFVIFHALFAPLLWLLLRAPNVTLGLSLLLYALVHVFGWTVPAWPGGVWFFNPLAWQLLIVLGAWSVIEGAKFRPWVMSRWALVLAVLYLACGLVLAQSWSIAALIPPFLTDLLFPLDKSNLSPVRLLHFVALAIVVLRFIPRNWGALSTPALVCARWCGENSLPIYCLGVLLALASQFTLLDLSEGLAMQILVSFAGVSIMIVVARLLNAISLKRERTSGWTQAIDKIPLVR comes from the coding sequence ATGGATGATCGAACTCACACCTCGACGCGATTGTTCGGTGAAACTCCACCGGAGTTCAAAACGGCGAGCCGCGATCTCCGTATCGACATCGCTCGCGGGATCGCGTTGTGGTGGATCTTTCTCGATCACGTTCCCAACAACATCGGGAGCTGGTTGACGCCGCGCAACTACGGCTTCTGCGACGCCGCCGAGATCTTCATGTTCATCTCGGGCGTGACCTGCGCGCTGGCCTACGACAGAGCACGTCAGCGCGAGGGCTGGAGCGGCATGATCGGCCGTTCGCTGCGGCGGGGATGGGACATCTATGCGGCGTTTCTGCTGCTCACGCTCGCTTGCGCCATCCTCGTCTACCTTGCGGGCAGCGATGATCTCGCCGATGACAGCAATACGCGAATTCTGCTCGAACATCCGGGCCCGACGCTCGCTCACGCCGCAATCCTGCAATACCGACCCGTCAACACCGACGTCTTGCCGGTTTTTGTGATTTTTCACGCGCTGTTCGCGCCGCTGCTGTGGCTGCTGCTGCGAGCACCGAACGTGACCCTCGGATTGTCGTTATTGCTCTACGCGCTCGTGCACGTCTTCGGTTGGACGGTTCCGGCCTGGCCCGGCGGCGTCTGGTTCTTTAATCCGCTGGCCTGGCAGCTTCTGATCGTGCTGGGTGCATGGAGCGTCATTGAAGGAGCGAAATTCCGGCCGTGGGTGATGTCGCGCTGGGCGCTTGTTCTTGCCGTTCTTTATCTGGCTTGCGGCCTGGTTCTTGCACAGAGTTGGAGCATCGCGGCTCTGATCCCGCCATTTCTAACGGACCTGCTATTTCCACTGGATAAATCGAATCTCAGTCCGGTACGGCTGCTGCATTTTGTGGCTCTCGCGATTGTGGTGCTGCGATTCATTCCCCGGAATTGGGGAGCGCTATCGACGCCGGCGCTGGTCTGCGCGAGGTGGTGTGGCGAGAATTCGCTGCCGATCTATTGTCTGGGCGTCCTTCTGGCGCTCGCCAGCCAGTTCACGTTGCTGGACCTCTCCGAGGGGCTGGCGATGCAAATCTTGGTCAGTTTTGCCGGCGTGTCGATCATGATCGTCGTCGCGCGGCTCCTGAACGCGATCAGCCTCAAGCGCGAGCGGACGTCAGGGTGGACGCAGGCGATCGATAAAATTCCGCTGGTGCGCTAA
- a CDS encoding AraC family transcriptional regulator, giving the protein MSTDAADFVSHRFSTREHPERMRLPLWRDSFVRGIVHADVEPLANIPFQVDATLQAIRGLRTLALKGSPMRFKRLRTNIADGDDSIGLIVCSPGNSQLTQRGRDIELCAGDAISILHSEPATVTYVSGILFGLAVPREALAERVTDIESLAMRPIPQRNEPLRILMAYLKSAFREGALAAPRLRDVVVAHTCDLVALAVGECAPLGESDASAVVAARHSAVLDDIATHFQEPGLSVETVARRQGISPRYLQRLMALSGSSFTGHVNELRLQLALKLLTEARSGTQLISDIALEVGFSDVSHFNRLFRARFGDSPRGVRCIGKDRRRAMCP; this is encoded by the coding sequence ATGTCTACGGACGCAGCCGATTTCGTATCGCATCGATTTTCGACGCGCGAACATCCGGAGCGGATGCGACTTCCACTATGGCGCGATAGCTTTGTGCGGGGGATCGTCCACGCCGATGTCGAGCCTCTCGCGAACATTCCGTTTCAGGTCGACGCAACGCTGCAAGCGATCCGCGGTTTGCGCACGCTCGCGCTGAAAGGCTCGCCAATGCGCTTCAAGCGCTTGCGGACGAACATTGCCGACGGTGACGACTCGATCGGCCTGATCGTCTGCTCGCCCGGTAACAGTCAGCTGACGCAGCGCGGCCGCGACATCGAGCTTTGCGCCGGCGATGCAATCTCGATTCTGCATTCGGAGCCCGCCACCGTCACCTATGTCAGCGGAATACTATTCGGTCTGGCGGTGCCCCGCGAGGCGCTGGCGGAGCGCGTGACCGATATCGAGAGCCTCGCAATGCGACCGATCCCTCAGCGGAATGAACCGCTTCGTATCCTCATGGCCTATCTGAAGTCCGCATTCAGGGAGGGGGCTCTGGCCGCCCCAAGGCTGCGTGATGTCGTCGTCGCTCACACCTGTGATCTCGTAGCCCTCGCAGTCGGTGAGTGCGCTCCCTTGGGCGAGAGCGATGCGAGTGCGGTCGTGGCCGCGCGCCACAGTGCCGTCCTCGACGACATCGCGACACACTTTCAGGAGCCCGGGCTCAGCGTCGAGACGGTCGCTCGTCGCCAGGGCATTTCACCTCGTTATCTGCAGCGCCTGATGGCACTGTCGGGATCATCGTTCACCGGGCACGTGAACGAGCTACGTCTGCAACTTGCGCTCAAACTGCTGACCGAGGCGCGCTCTGGCACGCAACTGATTTCTGACATCGCGCTGGAGGTTGGCTTCTCGGACGTTTCGCATTTCAATCGCCTGTTCCGGGCTCGCTTCGGCGATTCGCCACGTGGGGTTCGCTGCATCGGCAAGGATCGCCGCCGAGCCATGTGCCCTTGA
- a CDS encoding cyclase → MTTMFVRHMVSDYKIWRKAYDDFSPIQKAKGVTAEAVYRAVENPNDITVTHEFATIEAAQAFAESAELKNAMRNAGVAGAPAIWFTNKA, encoded by the coding sequence ATGACGACTATGTTTGTTAGACACATGGTTTCCGACTACAAGATCTGGCGGAAGGCTTATGACGATTTTTCTCCGATTCAGAAGGCGAAGGGCGTCACAGCCGAGGCTGTCTACCGAGCGGTCGAAAATCCCAATGACATCACAGTAACTCACGAGTTTGCCACGATTGAAGCTGCGCAAGCCTTCGCGGAGAGTGCTGAATTGAAGAATGCCATGCGGAATGCAGGAGTGGCAGGAGCTCCAGCGATTTGGTTTACGAACAAGGCGTGA
- a CDS encoding ABC transporter substrate binding protein, with protein MGYGPRLSAVFDQCARQVARLLRGAKVADVPVEQPIRFELVINLKTAQMLGVEIPPVVLSRADRTIE; from the coding sequence ATGGGATACGGTCCTCGTCTCAGCGCGGTCTTCGACCAATGCGCGCGTCAGGTCGCAAGACTATTGCGAGGCGCAAAGGTGGCCGACGTCCCTGTTGAGCAGCCGATCAGGTTCGAACTGGTCATCAATCTCAAGACAGCGCAAATGTTAGGTGTCGAAATTCCGCCGGTGGTACTTTCGCGTGCCGACAGGACGATCGAGTGA
- a CDS encoding MFS transporter → MQDVETRVIGKVMWRLIPFLIVCYFVAYLDRVNVGFAKLHMNQALGLSEAAFGLGAGLFFVGYFLFEVPSNIFLERVGARVWIARIMITWGIVSAAFAFIPSISAATGIPTTGVFYSLRLLLGACEAGFFPGIIFYLTLWFPAVYRARVISLFMLAIPISSIVGSPISGLLLSVTGWGLEGWQWLFILEALPSVLVGIGVLLYLTDFPRQARWLQQDEIAWLENVQATEKRNKERVEHLSLGQALTDPRILACALVYFCLNAASYGVAFFLPTIIKGFGVSDTQTGLLAALPFVFGAAGMVLLGRHSDRTMERKGHVAAALLMAAVGIGLAGLVSNSVLIMALLCFAQIGVSAVPPMFWPLPASFLTGASAAAGIAAINSLGNLSGFAGPYAMGYLKDLTGNFTAGLLLLAGCALVGAIVVMMLRIDVRREQLSGDVAMAH, encoded by the coding sequence ATGCAAGACGTCGAGACTCGTGTCATTGGCAAGGTGATGTGGCGGCTCATTCCGTTCCTGATCGTGTGCTACTTCGTGGCCTATCTCGACCGCGTCAATGTCGGCTTTGCCAAGCTGCATATGAACCAGGCGCTCGGTTTGAGTGAAGCAGCGTTCGGGCTCGGCGCCGGCTTGTTCTTCGTCGGATATTTCCTGTTTGAAGTGCCCTCGAACATCTTCCTGGAAAGGGTCGGCGCGCGCGTCTGGATCGCCCGCATCATGATCACCTGGGGAATCGTCTCGGCGGCTTTCGCATTCATCCCGTCGATATCGGCAGCAACGGGAATTCCGACGACGGGCGTTTTCTATTCGCTTCGTTTGCTGCTCGGCGCCTGCGAAGCTGGCTTCTTTCCCGGCATCATCTTCTACCTGACGCTCTGGTTCCCCGCTGTTTACCGCGCGCGAGTCATCAGCCTGTTCATGCTGGCGATCCCGATTTCGTCCATCGTCGGATCACCCATCTCCGGGCTGTTGCTCAGCGTGACCGGTTGGGGATTGGAAGGCTGGCAGTGGCTGTTCATTCTCGAAGCATTGCCGTCGGTTCTGGTCGGCATTGGCGTCCTGCTCTATCTGACCGATTTCCCGCGCCAGGCCCGCTGGCTGCAACAAGACGAGATTGCCTGGCTGGAGAACGTGCAGGCCACCGAGAAGCGCAACAAGGAGCGCGTAGAGCATTTGTCCCTGGGACAGGCGCTCACCGATCCTCGCATCCTGGCGTGCGCTCTGGTGTACTTCTGCCTGAACGCTGCGAGTTACGGCGTGGCATTCTTCCTGCCGACCATCATCAAGGGTTTTGGCGTCAGTGACACCCAGACCGGCCTGCTCGCGGCACTCCCCTTTGTTTTCGGCGCCGCCGGCATGGTGCTGCTTGGTCGTCATTCCGATCGGACCATGGAGCGGAAGGGTCACGTCGCCGCGGCGCTATTGATGGCAGCAGTCGGAATTGGACTTGCAGGTCTCGTTTCCAATTCCGTGCTCATCATGGCGTTGCTCTGCTTTGCACAGATCGGCGTCTCCGCGGTCCCGCCGATGTTCTGGCCACTGCCGGCAAGTTTCCTGACGGGCGCATCGGCCGCCGCCGGCATCGCCGCGATCAACTCGCTCGGAAACCTTTCTGGCTTCGCTGGTCCTTACGCAATGGGCTACCTGAAGGACCTGACCGGCAATTTTACTGCGGGCCTGCTCTTGCTGGCGGGTTGCGCGCTGGTCGGCGCCATCGTCGTCATGATGCTGCGGATCGATGTACGGCGCGAGCAATTGTCCGGTGACGTCGCGATGGCGCACTAG
- a CDS encoding ferrous iron transporter B: protein MELPLLHLALVGTPNSGKTSLFNALTGSRQKVANYPGVTVERKEGFFVTPQGRQVSVVDLPGTYSLRGRSPDEEITRDFVLGKASGETVPDLVLCVADSTNLRLTIRLLLELKRTGRPMILVLNMFDIASRRGISVDVERLAKELGVPVVTSIAVRKGGTADLLALTDEISAKLSAEPAENSWRALSVAELRATQREADRIISDCVSLPARPDTWTARIDAIVLHPVGGLIVLALILFVMFQAVFAWAQPLMELLQSGFDALGDFVHATLPEGLLQSFLQNGVISGVGSVIVFLPQIIIIFLFILLLEDFGYMARAAFLMDRIMGGAGLHGRAFIPLLSSFACAIPGIMATRVIDNKRDRLTTILIAPLMTCSARIPVYTLIISAFIPAKDVWGFVNLQGLVMFGLYAAGITSALVVSFLIKFFMLRDYAPAPFMLELPDYKMPRLKSIAIGIFTRAKMFLQRAGTTIFSMMVLIWFLASFPQPPAGATEPAIDFSLAAMIGKAIEPLLHPVGFNWQIAVALIPGMAAREVAVAALGTVYAIEGGKEAAEQIGQVLATKWSLATALSMLAWYIFAPQCASTLAVIRRETGSWGWMAATFAYMLVLAYAASLLTYNVAVALGAG, encoded by the coding sequence ATGGAATTACCCCTTCTGCATCTCGCCCTGGTGGGCACGCCAAACAGCGGCAAGACGTCGCTGTTCAATGCGCTGACCGGCAGCCGGCAGAAGGTGGCGAACTATCCGGGCGTCACCGTCGAGCGCAAGGAAGGTTTTTTCGTCACCCCGCAGGGGCGCCAGGTCTCCGTGGTCGACCTGCCCGGCACCTATTCGCTGCGCGGCCGCAGCCCGGACGAGGAGATCACCCGCGACTTTGTGCTCGGCAAGGCCTCCGGCGAGACCGTGCCCGACCTCGTGCTGTGCGTGGCCGACAGCACCAATCTGCGCCTGACCATCCGCCTGCTGCTGGAGCTGAAGCGCACCGGGCGGCCGATGATCCTCGTGCTCAACATGTTCGACATCGCGAGCCGCCGCGGCATCTCGGTCGACGTGGAGCGGCTCGCCAAGGAACTCGGCGTGCCCGTGGTCACCTCGATCGCGGTGCGCAAGGGCGGCACGGCTGACCTGCTGGCGCTGACCGACGAGATCTCGGCCAAGCTCTCCGCCGAGCCGGCCGAAAACAGCTGGCGCGCGCTCAGCGTCGCCGAATTGCGTGCGACCCAGCGCGAGGCCGACCGCATCATCTCCGACTGCGTCAGCCTGCCTGCCAGGCCCGACACCTGGACCGCGCGCATCGATGCGATTGTGCTGCATCCGGTCGGCGGCCTGATCGTGCTCGCGCTCATCCTGTTCGTGATGTTCCAGGCGGTGTTCGCCTGGGCGCAGCCGCTGATGGAGCTGCTGCAATCGGGCTTCGACGCGCTCGGCGACTTCGTCCACGCCACCCTGCCCGAGGGCCTGCTGCAGAGCTTCCTTCAGAACGGCGTGATCTCCGGCGTCGGCAGCGTCATCGTGTTCCTGCCGCAGATCATCATCATCTTCCTGTTCATCCTGCTCCTGGAAGATTTCGGCTACATGGCGCGCGCCGCGTTCCTGATGGACCGGATCATGGGCGGCGCAGGGCTGCACGGCCGCGCCTTCATTCCGCTGCTGTCGAGCTTTGCCTGTGCCATTCCCGGCATCATGGCGACGCGCGTGATCGACAACAAGCGCGACCGGCTGACCACGATCCTGATCGCACCGCTGATGACCTGCTCGGCGCGCATTCCGGTCTACACGCTGATCATCTCGGCCTTCATTCCGGCCAAGGACGTCTGGGGCTTCGTCAACCTGCAGGGCCTCGTGATGTTCGGGCTTTATGCGGCCGGCATCACCAGTGCGCTGGTCGTCTCGTTCCTGATCAAATTCTTCATGCTGCGCGACTATGCGCCGGCGCCGTTCATGCTCGAGCTGCCGGACTACAAGATGCCGCGGCTGAAATCGATCGCGATCGGCATCTTCACCCGCGCGAAGATGTTCCTGCAGCGCGCCGGCACCACGATCTTCTCGATGATGGTGCTGATCTGGTTTCTGGCCTCGTTCCCGCAGCCGCCCGCGGGCGCCACCGAGCCCGCGATCGACTTCAGCCTGGCCGCCATGATCGGCAAGGCGATCGAGCCGCTGCTTCATCCCGTCGGCTTCAACTGGCAGATCGCGGTCGCGCTGATCCCGGGCATGGCGGCGCGCGAGGTCGCGGTCGCAGCGCTCGGCACCGTCTACGCGATCGAGGGCGGCAAGGAGGCGGCCGAGCAGATCGGCCAGGTGCTGGCGACGAAGTGGTCGCTCGCCACCGCGCTGTCGATGCTCGCCTGGTACATCTTCGCCCCGCAATGCGCCTCCACGCTCGCCGTCATCCGGCGCGAGACCGGAAGCTGGGGCTGGATGGCGGCGACGTTCGCCTACATGCTGGTGCTGGCCTATGCGGCGAGCCTTCTCACCTACAACGTCGCGGTCGCGCTGGGCGCAGGCTAG